In the Caballeronia sp. NK8 genome, CACTCGCTACGGAGGCCACGAACGATGAGAAAAACACCCAAATTGCGTATTACCGCGGGCGGCTCAAGCTGCTTTCTTTGGTTACTTTCTTTGCAGCAGCAAAGAAAGTGACTGCCGCCCCGCACAGGGGCAACGCTAATAAACCGACGCGAAAACGGGATCCAGCGACAACAACAAGCGCAAGCAGAACCCCAAACCGGCATAAGCCTTGCTTAAAAGCACGACCATGCCCGCCACCCCCACGACACAGAACCCTCAGGCCGCAGCCACAAAACCCTGGACCTGTCCGTTCTGCCCAATGCTATGCGACGACGTCACGCTCGCACCCACCGCCGCCCACGGCCTGTCAGCACCGCAGACCGCCTGCGAAAGGCTAAGGGCATCACTTGCCCAAGTCGCCCCACACGACGCAAATCGAAGCCCAACGATCGACGGTCAACCCACCGATCTCGCGTCGGCGCTCTCGCGAGCCGTGGCGATCCTGTCCAACGCACGGCGGCCGCTGTTCGGTGGACTCGCGACCGACGTAGCCGGCGCACGCGCGCTCTATGAACTCGCGGCGCAACACGGCGCCATCCTCGATCATCTGCACGGCGACACGCTCGCCGACAGCAACCGCGCCTTGCAAGACCGCGGCGCCTTCTTCACGACGCTCTCGGAAGTGCGCTCACGCGCCGATCTCGTCGTCGTGTTCGCGTGCGAGCCATCACGACGCTATCCGCGCTTCTACGAGCGCGCAATCGGCGCAGGACACGATGTGAGCATCGTATTCGTCGGATGTGACATCGACAAAGCAGCGAACGCCCACACCGAATCGATCCTGCCCGGCGCCGATCCCTTCGATACGCTCGCGCTCTGGTCCGCGCACGTCGAAGGCGGCCGCCCTATTCCGGCACACGAAATCGTCGCGCTGACTGAGCGCATCCATTCTGCGCAGTACACCGCGTTCATCTACGAGCCTTCGACGCTGTCGACCAAACATGCGGCGCTCGCAATCGAGGCATTGCAACGCATCGTCAAGGCGCTCAACCGCACCGCGCGCGCCGGTGCACTGGCATTGACCGGCGACGACGGCGCCGCATCCGTCAATCAGGCCGTAACGTGGCTTTCGGGCTTTCCGCTGCGCACGCGCGTCGCATACGGCCTGCCGCTCGATCACGATGCACATCGCTATCGCA is a window encoding:
- a CDS encoding formylmethanofuran dehydrogenase gives rise to the protein MAILSNARRPLFGGLATDVAGARALYELAAQHGAILDHLHGDTLADSNRALQDRGAFFTTLSEVRSRADLVVVFACEPSRRYPRFYERAIGAGHDVSIVFVGCDIDKAANAHTESILPGADPFDTLALWSAHVEGGRPIPAHEIVALTERIHSAQYTAFIYEPSTLSTKHAALAIEALQRIVKALNRTARAGALALTGDDGAASVNQAVTWLSGFPLRTRVAYGLPLDHDAHRYRTETLLSRGETDALVWISSFTPEPLPASLDDSTPAIILGHPSMQLPARTGPTVFIPVAIPGIDSGGHLFRIDTSVVAPLTAARDTGLPTVASIAARLAQAGRPS